CAGCTCGGGAAGTCGCGAGCAGGGGCCGGCGGCGCGCGAATTCTACACCGAGCTCAAGACCGTTCAAATCAATCCCTGAGGCCCTGCCATGCTCCAGCACGACTGGTCCGGTGTGTTCACCGCGATCACCACGCCGTTTCGCGACGACCGCTCCGTGGACCACGCCTTTCTCGCCCGCCACGTCACGTGGCTCGTGGACCATGGAGTGCGCGGCATCGTCCCGCTCGGGTCGCTCGGCGAAGGCGCCGCCCTGAGCGCATCAGAGAAAGTCGAGGTCCTGGCCACCTGCCGCGAGGCCACGCGCGGCCGGGTGCCGCTCGTGGCCGGCATCGGCACCCTGTCCACGATCGACGCCGTGGCGCTGGCGCGCGGCGCCGAGCGCGTGGGGTGCGACGGCCTCATGGTGTTGCCGCCCTACGTGTACCGCGGCGATGCGCGCGAGACGCTCGCCCACCTGCGCGCCGTGATCGAGGCCACGCCGCTCTCCTGCATGCTCTACAACAACCCGATCGCCTACGGCACCGACATCACGCCCCGTCAGCTGGGCGATCTCGCCGAGCATGCCAATCTGCACGCGGTCAAGGAATCGAGCGGCGACATCCGCCGCGTGACCGAGATCGGGGAGCGTCACGGCGATCGCTTCCGCGTGTTCGTGGGCCTGGACGATGCGATCGTCGAGGGCATCGCCGCTGGCGCGGTGGGATGGATTGCCGGGCTCGTCAACGCGCTCCCGGACGAATCGGTGCAGCTGTTCGAACTGGCCATGGACGGAACGGCCGAGGAGGCGCGCGAGCTGTACCACTGGTTCCTGCCGCTGCTGCGGCTCGACACCGTGCCCAAGTTCGTGCAACTCATCAAGCTCGTGCAGCAGGAAGTGGGCATGGGCAGTGAACGCGTGCGCCCGCCGCGCCTCGAGCTCGCCGGGGCCGAACGCGACGACGCGCTGACGCTCATTCGCGCGCAACTGGCCGCCCTGCCGCAGCGCATCGTATGACGGCGCCGTCCACCGCGACGATCCACGTCGTGGACTCGCACACCGAGGGCGAGCCCACACGGGTGGTTCTCGACGGGTGGCCGATGCCGGAGGGCGCCACGATGGCCGAGCGCCGCGACGACATGCGGCGCCGCTTCGACCATCTGCGCCGCGGCGTGGTGCTCGAGCCGCGGGGCCACGACGCGATCGTCGGCGCCCTGCTCACGCCGCCGGTCGAAGCGGGGTCCGCGGCCGGCGTCGTGTTCTTCAACGACGTCGGGTACCTCGGCATGTGCGGCCACGGCACCATCGGGGTCGTGCGCACGCTCGAGTATCTGGGCCGGCTGGCGCCCGGCGACGTGCGGCTCGACACCCCCGTGGGAACCGTGGCGGCGCACCTCGACGCCGACGGCTCGGTGACGGTCACCAACGTGCCCGCGTATCGGTGGCAGGCCGGCGTGGAGGTGCAGGTGGAGGGCGTCGGCGCAATACGCGGCGACGTCGCATGGGGCGGCAACTGGTTCTTCCTCGTGGAACACGCCGAGCCGGCGCTGCGCGCCGACAACATTCCCGAGCTCACGCGCCTCACGATGGCGATTCGCGACGCGCTCCGCGCGCAGGGCGTGCGCGGCGCGGACGGCGCCGACGTGGATCACATCGAGTTGTTCGGGCCGGCTTCGCGCCCCGACGCCAACAGCCGCAACTTCGTGCTCTGTCCCGGCGCCGCGTACGACCGTTCGCCGTGCGGCACCGGCACGTCGGCCAAGCTCGCCGTGCTCCATGCCCGGGGCGAGCTGGCGCCGCGCGAACCATGGACGCAGGAGAGCATCACCGGCAGCACCTTCACCGGCTGGCTCGAGGAACAGGACGGACAGCTCGTGCCCCACATTCGCGGCCGCGCCTACATCACCGGACGCACCGCCCTCCACTTCGACCCTGGCGATCCGTTCCGCTACGGGTGGAACGCCGGATGAACGGTGCGGCGCGCCCCGACGCCGTGATCGTCGGAGCAGGGATCGTCGGGGCCGCCTGCGCACATGCGCTCGCCGCGCGCGGACTCCGCGTCCTCGTCTGCGACGCGGACTTTCCCGGCGGCGGCGCCACGGCGGCCGGCATGGGCCACATCGTGGTGATGGACGACTCGCCCGCCCAGCTCGCGCTCACGGTGCTGTCGCGTCGCCTCTGGTCCGAGCTTGCGCCCAGTCTCTCGCCAACGTGTGAAGACGAGCGGCCGGGCACGCTCTGGGTGGCCGCGACTGCCGACGAGATGGGCGTCGTGGCGGAGAAGCACGCGTTGTGCAAGCGCATGGGGGTGGCCTCCCACGTGCTCGACGAATGCGGGCTCGCCGACGCCGAACCCAATCTGCGCCCGGGTCTTGCCGGCGCGCTGTTCGTGCCCGACGATCGCGTC
Above is a genomic segment from Gemmatimonadaceae bacterium containing:
- a CDS encoding dihydrodipicolinate synthase family protein, with amino-acid sequence MLQHDWSGVFTAITTPFRDDRSVDHAFLARHVTWLVDHGVRGIVPLGSLGEGAALSASEKVEVLATCREATRGRVPLVAGIGTLSTIDAVALARGAERVGCDGLMVLPPYVYRGDARETLAHLRAVIEATPLSCMLYNNPIAYGTDITPRQLGDLAEHANLHAVKESSGDIRRVTEIGERHGDRFRVFVGLDDAIVEGIAAGAVGWIAGLVNALPDESVQLFELAMDGTAEEARELYHWFLPLLRLDTVPKFVQLIKLVQQEVGMGSERVRPPRLELAGAERDDALTLIRAQLAALPQRIV
- a CDS encoding proline racemase family protein, which gives rise to MTAPSTATIHVVDSHTEGEPTRVVLDGWPMPEGATMAERRDDMRRRFDHLRRGVVLEPRGHDAIVGALLTPPVEAGSAAGVVFFNDVGYLGMCGHGTIGVVRTLEYLGRLAPGDVRLDTPVGTVAAHLDADGSVTVTNVPAYRWQAGVEVQVEGVGAIRGDVAWGGNWFFLVEHAEPALRADNIPELTRLTMAIRDALRAQGVRGADGADVDHIELFGPASRPDANSRNFVLCPGAAYDRSPCGTGTSAKLAVLHARGELAPREPWTQESITGSTFTGWLEEQDGQLVPHIRGRAYITGRTALHFDPGDPFRYGWNAG